The Brassica napus cultivar Da-Ae chromosome C7, Da-Ae, whole genome shotgun sequence genome has a segment encoding these proteins:
- the LOC111205390 gene encoding diacylglycerol kinase theta-like gives MSRSKSIVINSSSENNISTVAAAAVAMRRSASNASPVIHTNDLNREPRRPRSFKFPVSPQLIQGEEMVHFGHPQHVLVKVELPDIYTCAGCKEEGAGIRYVCQECDYQLHEFCALAPPLLKSHPFHYQHQLPFFAKPAKGGIMKSKCDVCGRSPKGYTYRCKACSFQMHPGCAMLSPSLSSSSLHRHPLQLLPSSSPANTTGGFLCGECKRGKRAGRVYRCTVCDYHLHAVCAKDAAVNGLRENGHKGRDRSPAVLGTAARLASQVVIDFLGGMMEGLGEGVGEAILDGVSRGGGGGGRGGGNGGVTGVTPRVRGG, from the exons ATGAGCAGAAGCAAATCCATAGTCATCAATTCCAGTTCCGAAAATAATATCTCCACAGTCGCTGCCGCAGCTGTAGCTATGAGACGTTCTGCTTCAAACGCAAGCCCCGTGATACATACTAATGATCTTAACAGAGAACCGCGGCGACCGCGGTCATTTAAGTTTCCGGTATCTCCCCAACTGATACAAGGGGAAGAGATGGTCCACTTCGGACATCCGCAACACGTGCTTGTCAAAGTTGAACTGCCAGATATCTACACGTGTGCAGggtgcaaagaagaaggagctgGGATTAGGTACGTGTGCCAAGAGTGTGATTATCAGCTCCATGAGTTTTGTGCTTTGGCTCCTCCTCTACTTAAGTCGCATCCTTTTCATTACCAGCATCAGCTTCCCTTCTTTGCCAAGCCTG CTAAAGGAGGAATAATGAAATCAAAATGCGACGTGTGTGGAAGATCACCTAAAGGTTACACCTATAGATGCAAAGCTTGCAGTTTCCAGATGCATCCTGGCTGCGCCATGTTATCTCCTTCCCTCTCCTCTTCCTCTCTCCATCGCCACCCTCTACAGCTCCTCCCCTCTTCCTCCCCTGCCAACACCACCGGCGGGTTCCTCTGCGGAGAGTGCAAGAGAGGTAAGCGAGCCGGGAGGGTTTACCGTTGCACCGTTTGTGATTACCACTTGCATGCCGTATGCGCCAAGGACGCCGCCGTGAACGGCCTTCGTGAGAACGGACACAAAGGGAGGGACAGGTCTCCAGCGGTTTTGGGAACGGCGGCGAGGTTAGCGTCGCAGGTTGTGATTGATTTTCTTGGTGGTATGATGGAAGGTCTAGGTGAAGGTGTTGGTGAAGCCATTTTGGACGGTGTAAGTAgaggcggtggtggtggcggtCGCGGTGGAGGAAATGGAGGTGTTACTGGGGTAACTCCACGTGTCAGAGGGGGCTAA